One genomic region from Reichenbachiella ulvae encodes:
- a CDS encoding bifunctional nuclease family protein, which yields MDKIKLDIIGLSSSHAQSGSFALVLGESHGKRRLPIIIGMFEAQAIAIEIEKISPNRPMTHDLFKSFAGNFNINIKEILISDLKEGVFFARIICEDANGNVVEIDSRPSDAIAIGIRFNADIYTNVTVLDEAGIVVTDEFEEELDTIVANEEEEEDAPIGSPEYLKNQSVDGLQQLLDQALSEEDYERAAKIRDELNKRN from the coding sequence TTGGATAAAATAAAACTAGATATCATAGGTCTCTCGTCGAGTCACGCGCAATCAGGATCGTTTGCGCTAGTGCTCGGTGAGAGCCATGGAAAAAGAAGATTACCTATTATCATTGGGATGTTTGAGGCGCAAGCGATCGCCATCGAAATAGAGAAAATATCTCCTAATCGTCCCATGACACATGACCTGTTCAAATCATTTGCAGGCAATTTTAATATCAACATCAAAGAAATTCTTATTTCGGACCTTAAGGAAGGGGTTTTCTTTGCCAGAATCATCTGCGAGGATGCCAATGGCAATGTAGTCGAAATAGACTCCAGACCTTCGGACGCCATAGCCATTGGCATTCGGTTCAATGCGGATATCTACACCAATGTCACAGTACTAGACGAAGCAGGTATAGTCGTAACCGACGAATTCGAAGAGGAACTGGACACCATAGTGGCCAATGAAGAAGAGGAAGAAGATGCACCTATTGGCTCACCTGAATACCTGAAGAATCAATCAGTTGATGGTCTCCAGCAATTATTGGATCAAGCGCTCAGTGAAGAAGATTATGAAAGAGCCGCTAAGATCAGAGACGAGCTGAACAAAAGAAATTAA
- a CDS encoding bifunctional 3,4-dihydroxy-2-butanone-4-phosphate synthase/GTP cyclohydrolase II → MLDKISDAIEAIKRGEVIIVVDDEDRENEGDFVCAAESVTPEIINFMATHGRGLICAPLIEDRCDELELELMVGKNTALHETPFTVSIDLIGHGCTTGISASDRAKTIQALVNPDTKPEELGKPGHIFPLKAKKGGVLRRAGHTEAAIDLARLAGMQPAGVLVEIMNEDGTMARLPDLELVAEKFDLKLISIKDLISYRMEQESLIEKQITVNMPTDHGDFELTSYKQLSTGETHLALTKGDWKDKEPVLVRVHSSCVTGDIFGSCRCDCGTQLHNAMKMVENEGKGVVLYMNQEGRGIGLYNKLRAYKLQEEGLDTVEANEKLGFKGDHRDYGVGAQILHDLGISKIRLITNNPTKRVGLMGYGLEIVENVPIEVSPNEHNKKYLETKRDKMGHSILKK, encoded by the coding sequence ATGTTAGACAAAATATCAGATGCCATTGAGGCCATCAAAAGGGGAGAAGTGATCATCGTAGTAGATGATGAAGACAGAGAGAATGAAGGGGATTTTGTGTGTGCGGCAGAGAGTGTCACACCAGAAATCATCAACTTCATGGCCACTCATGGACGAGGATTGATCTGTGCTCCTTTGATCGAGGATAGATGTGATGAATTGGAGTTGGAATTGATGGTAGGTAAGAATACCGCTCTACATGAAACTCCATTTACGGTTTCCATCGATTTGATAGGTCATGGTTGTACGACGGGTATTTCGGCTAGCGATAGAGCCAAAACAATACAGGCATTGGTTAACCCAGATACCAAACCTGAAGAACTAGGCAAGCCGGGTCATATTTTTCCTCTCAAGGCCAAAAAAGGAGGGGTACTAAGAAGAGCAGGCCATACCGAGGCTGCCATTGATCTGGCACGTCTGGCAGGCATGCAACCGGCAGGTGTGCTGGTTGAAATCATGAATGAAGATGGTACCATGGCGAGACTACCAGATTTGGAATTGGTGGCTGAAAAGTTTGACCTGAAGTTAATTTCTATAAAAGACCTGATCAGCTATCGAATGGAGCAGGAGTCTCTGATCGAAAAACAAATCACTGTCAATATGCCTACTGATCATGGTGATTTTGAATTGACTTCATACAAACAGTTGAGCACGGGAGAGACGCATTTGGCTTTAACAAAAGGGGATTGGAAGGACAAAGAACCTGTTTTGGTTCGTGTTCATAGTAGCTGTGTGACAGGAGATATTTTTGGTTCGTGTAGATGTGACTGTGGTACACAGCTTCACAATGCCATGAAGATGGTCGAAAATGAAGGCAAGGGCGTGGTGCTTTATATGAACCAGGAAGGAAGAGGAATCGGACTTTATAATAAGTTGAGAGCTTATAAGCTTCAGGAAGAGGGGCTAGATACCGTAGAGGCCAACGAGAAATTGGGTTTCAAAGGAGATCATAGAGATTATGGAGTAGGAGCTCAGATTCTTCATGATTTAGGTATTAGTAAAATTCGTTTGATCACTAACAATCCGACAAAAAGAGTAGGATTGATGGGATATGGCCTGGAAATTGTGGAGAATGTACCAATTGAAGTGTCTCCAAATGAGCATAATAAAAAGTATCTGGAGACCAAAAGAGATAAAATGGGACACAGTATATTGAAAAAATGA
- a CDS encoding electron transfer flavoprotein subunit alpha/FixB family protein: MSILVFIEISEGEIKKTSLEAISYASNIESGVTAIAFGEASEENLKVAGKAGASKVLHVSDDKYNEANIQAYASAIAKAAESEGAETIVLANSSLGDPVAARLSIKMGASLASNVVAAPDTSNGFVVKRSIYTGKAFANVDLTEGKRIIGIKKNAATIKEDGGDPSIETFSPDENADDFKVKVLSQEKASGDVLLPEAEIVVSGGRGLKGPENWGMIEELAKTLGAATACSKPVSDMDWRPHHEHVGQTGIKVAPSLYIAVGISGAIQHLAGVNASKCIVVINKDEEAPFFKAADYGIVGDAFEVVPKLTEAIKAING; the protein is encoded by the coding sequence AGAAATAAAAAAAACCTCTCTAGAGGCCATCAGCTATGCGAGCAACATTGAGTCTGGCGTGACAGCAATAGCATTCGGAGAGGCAAGCGAAGAGAACCTAAAGGTGGCTGGAAAAGCCGGAGCTAGTAAAGTCTTGCATGTAAGTGACGATAAATACAATGAAGCCAATATTCAGGCTTATGCATCCGCCATAGCCAAAGCGGCCGAAAGCGAAGGTGCAGAAACTATCGTATTAGCCAATTCATCATTGGGCGACCCTGTTGCTGCGAGGCTTTCTATCAAAATGGGCGCATCCCTAGCCAGCAATGTCGTAGCTGCTCCAGATACTTCCAATGGTTTCGTAGTTAAAAGAAGCATCTACACGGGCAAAGCATTCGCCAATGTAGATTTGACGGAAGGAAAACGCATCATCGGCATCAAGAAAAATGCAGCGACGATCAAAGAAGATGGAGGAGATCCAAGTATTGAAACCTTCTCTCCAGACGAAAATGCAGACGACTTTAAAGTAAAAGTTTTATCTCAGGAAAAAGCTTCAGGCGATGTACTTTTGCCAGAGGCAGAGATCGTAGTATCAGGAGGTCGTGGACTTAAAGGACCTGAAAACTGGGGAATGATCGAAGAGCTAGCCAAGACCTTAGGAGCAGCAACAGCTTGTAGCAAGCCAGTATCTGACATGGATTGGCGACCCCATCACGAACATGTTGGACAAACAGGTATTAAAGTGGCGCCTTCTTTGTACATTGCGGTCGGAATTTCAGGGGCCATCCAACACCTGGCGGGTGTCAATGCTTCGAAGTGTATTGTTGTGATCAACAAGGATGAGGAAGCGCCGTTTTTTAAGGCGGCAGACTACGGGATAGTTGGAGATGCTTTTGAGGTCGTACCTAAGTTAACAGAAGCAATTAAAGCGATAAACGGATAA